AAGGAACCTCGATAACGTGTTCATCGAGGTTCCCATATGTAAGCCGGCTTTACGATTCCAGGAAAATCAGCGGCCACGCATAGCACGACGGCTGATGCGCTGCGGGTGCATCGGGTCGACGCCCTTCGGAATGCCCATGCCGTTCTTCATCTGCAGAGTGCGCAGACGCTCGTTGAGGATGTTCAGCTCGGTCTTGGTAAGCATGAAGCGGCTCTTCGGATGGATGGCGGCCACCAACTTGTTCTTGTGGTGGGTCGGCAGGTAGCTCTTGCATTTGAGCACGGTCTTGCGCAGATTCTTCAGGCTCGTCTGATTCTTGCCCTGGCCGACGTAGATACGGTAGACGGGAATATCGGAACCGGCGGTCACACCCTTGATATTCTGCTCCTGACGGTCCATGGCACGCTTGACGCGATTGTAATCGCCCTCGCCGAGCAGATAAATGCCGTTGTAACCGGTGCCGCGCCAAATGGCGTCTTTGGTCTTCGGATCAACCCACACCGGCTCCTGCGGAAAGTTGAAGCCAGCCTTGTTAATGTTGCCGAGCACGCTGATGGCAGCACCCTGACGCCCTTCAAGCTTGGCGTATCCGACTTTGTCGGCACGGTTGGTGAGCATCATGGTGGCGAACAGCAGGCCAAGCATGACGGCCAGGATCATGGATGTGATCCATCCAATCACCGACCACTTGAATACGATGCCAAGTACCACGAACACGATGATAGGCGCCACGAACACGCCTCCGCACAGCCACGGAAGAGCCTTGTCTTCGGCATGGGTGTACTTGAAGATCTGAATGATCTGTTTGATGGTGCTCTGCTTCTTCTTTGGCTCTTCTTTGTCTGCCATCGACTTCCTCACTTGGTTATGCGGTTACTCACACTGGAACGGTAGTTTATCAGGAACCATGCCATATCGCATGATTTCCGCTGTTTCCCCTTTATTGACGAGGATTATCGGGTGTGCAAAGGCCTGCCATCCGCTTTGAGCAGCGCCTCTCCGAACGATTCGCTGAACGTAGGATGCGGGTGAATGAGCTTTGCCGCATCGGCAAGCGGTACATGGTTACCAACCAGCTGTTCGGCTTCCGCGATCAGATCGCTGGCTATCGGACTGACGATGTGCACGCCAAGCACAAGAGGAACGTCGGGAGCGTCAGCCATCGCACCGCTGACGATGGTCATGGATCCACCCTCCCCACTCATGAGCATACGCGAGTTGGACAGCATCGGATATGCGGTTTCCTGCGGATCGACAATAGTGTCACGTGATTTCGCCTCGCTGAGCGTAAGCCCGACGCTTGCCGCCTCGGGGAAGGAAAACACGACTTGCGGCACGGTTTCGTCGACGACAGGTTTGGGATCAAGTCCCGCGATGGTTTCGGCGATGGTGATGCCCTGCTCGAACGCACGGTGCGCCAAGGCATGCCCCGGCGTGATATCTCCCAAAGCCCATACGCCTTCCACGTTCGTGCGCCCGTACGCATCGGTCAGAACATAGCCACGTTCATCCAATGCGATGCCGTTGGAAGCGAACCAGTCGGCATCGGTGTTCGGCATGCGGCCAATGGCAGCAAGCACCACTTCGCCATACGCGGTACGCTCCTCAACGTCATCACCCTGCCTGTAGTGCACGGTAGCACCCAAGTTTGCTCCGGTGTCCACATGACTTACCGACGTGCGCGCCACCACATTCACGCCATGGCGTTTGAGCTCACGTGTCAACGTCATCGAAGCCCGCCTCTCCCAAGACGACAGCACGCGATCCTTGCGAATGAGCAAGGTCACCTTGCATCCCGACGCATTCCACAATGATGCGAATTCCAACGCCACCGCGCCAGCGCCGATAATCACTGCGCTGGATGGGAACGTGTCCAATTCCAGAGCCTGCGTCGAATCAATCAACGCTCCGGAAAACGGATCGTCAGGCAACGGCAGCGGGCGCGAACCGGTCGCGAGAACAATATCGCCGCCTGAGATCGTAAGTTCCGATCCTACAAGTTCCCCTACTCCCGCCTTGATGGAACGCAGAACCTGCGTCTCTCCCAAGGCCGGCGCAACATGCACCTCATGACCATTTTTCAGCTGTGCCTCGCCACGGAACACGGTGACGCCACGGTGCGACAGCAATCCCGCCAATCCCTTCGTCATCGTCTCCACCGTGGACATACGGAAGTCACGTAACCTGCCGAAGTCAATGCTCTGCAATGCGACATTGACGCCCATACGCTCCGCCTGACGTACGTTCTCTACACTATGCGCGGCCGTCAGCAACGCCTTCGATGGAATGCACCCGCGATTGAGGCAAGTGCCTCCCAACGTGTCGTCGCGTTCTACCAATGCCACCGTTTTGCCAAGTTGGGCAGCGCGTAGTGCCGTGGAATATCCGCCTGGTCCCGCTCCGATGATGACGATGTCGAAATGCTGTTCAGTCATGCCTGTCCTCGTTGATTCGTGCGTTACAACTGGTTACATGGTAATGGAAAAGCCGCCGGTTTTCGCCGACGGCTTGAAAAAACGATGGCCGCGATTCCCGGCAGGAGCCGATCACTCCGGCCAGTGTCCACGCTTATCGTAACGCGGCTTCGGCAGACGCCAACGGCGCATCTGGATCGCACGGCTCCACGCATAGGAACCAGAACGCATGCCCTTGGACACGGATTGCTCGCCGAACTTCTCAATGAGTTTCTTCTTGAGCTTACGCCACATGATCACCACGTCAATGATCACCGCGAACAGGTACACATACATGAGCACCATCAACGGCAATGCCAGCGCAGGCCACTGATATGTTACGAAAATCGAACCGATCAGAATGACGAACGCAACCGGAATGAAGAACTCACCGAGGTTAAAACGAGCGTCGACGTAGTCACGGATGTAAATGCGCCATGGCAGACGCTCTGCCTTTGGCATGTGGTTGATGTCGCCCTTCTGCATGGCATCGTACTCGGCGTTCTCACGCTCGCGCATACGCGCCTTGGCGGCCTTACGGCTCGCCTCGCGATCCTTGGGAACCAACGGGCGAAGATTCTGCGCCTGAGCATCCTTGCGCTTCGGCGTCGGACGACCCTTGCCGGAAGTGGTTTCCGCAACCTTGGTCTCGACAGGCTCCTGCGCCGTCTCTTCCTTCTTGTTAAACAAACTCATGCCTATAGAGCGTAAAGTGACGTATCGACGCCTTGGCCCTGCCCTGTCAACAATTGGACGTGCCGATTGAGACCGATACAATGGTCATTCGTTACACGCATATGATCACGCTGCGTTGTTGTATGGCAGCGCGTCTTTGTAAGGAGCAATATGGCAGCTTTACCTGTCGAAGAAGTTCGATCACGAGTCGAAGCGGATTTTGACCGCATCGTCAACGTGCTTAACAAGAAAATCGCATTACAGTCCATTTCGGCAAAAGGCATCACCGCGGATCATATGAAACGATCCGCCGAATTTGTGGCCGAAGAGCTCAGCAAGGTCGGCGTAAACGCCCAAGTGGTGCAGTCCCACAATCCTAATGGCACCCCGGGCGCTTGGGAAGTCATTGGTTCGAAGATTGTCGATGAGGATGCGCCGACCGTGCTTCTGTACGCGCATCACGATGTACAGCCGGTACCCGACGCCAGCGCATGGAACACCGACCCGTTCGTCGGCACTGTAATCGACACCCGCCTGTACGGGCGCGGCTCGGCCGACGATGGCGGCGGAATCGCCATTCATTCCGGCGCATTGCAGGCGCTCGGCGACGATTTGAAGGTCAATATCAAAGTCTTCATCGAAGGCGAAGAGGAAATGGGATCGCCAAGCTTCATTCCCTTCATCGAGGAGCATAAGGACGAATTCGATTCCGATGTGATCATCGTCGCCGACTCGGGCAATTGGTCCGCTGAAATCCCCTCGCTCACCACGTCGCTGCGAGGCAATACCGATATTGACGTGCACGTCAAGGCGCTGCATCATCCGGTGCACTCCGGTCAGTACGGCGGACCGATCCTCGATGCGAACACGCTTGCCTCCATGCTGATCGCTTCCATGTATGACGAGCATGGCGATTTGGTGGTACCGGGCGTCGCCTCAGAAGATCCAATCGGCGGACTGCAGCGAGATATGGATGAGGCAACCGTGCGTACGGACGCCGGCATCGTCGATTCCTACCGTCTGGCCGGCACCGGTTCTTTGGCCGCACGTCTGTGGACCAAGCCGAGCGTGACCGTCATCGGCTTCGATGCTCATCCAGTGGAGGGATCGTTCAACGTGATCTCCCCTGAAACGACGTTCCGTCTCAGCCTGCGCACCGCTCCAAACCAGCGTCCGGAAGAGGCTCAGGAAGCACTTGCCAGGTTCATGGTCGAGCATGCTCCGTTTGGCGCCGAAGTGTGGGTCGACAAGCTTGATAATGGCATGGGTTGGGCCATGGATCCAAATGCCGAGGCTACCAAAGACGCCATGGACGCCATGGAAGAGGCGTTTGGCGTGGCTCCGGTCAATAAGGGCGAAGGTGGCTCGATTCCGTTCATTCCGGAATTGCAGCGTATTTTCCCGGACGCGCAGGTACTGGTCACCGGTCCCGAGGATCCGAAGGCCAACGCGCACAGCCCGAACGAATCCATCAGTCTTCCCAGCCTGAAAAACAATGTGATCACCGAAGCGCTGCTGCTTGACAAGCTTGCCAAGTAGCGGATATCACATATCTTTTGAGAAAAACAACGGGCAAATGCGAAGGGCGTTCCATTCCATACAACGAATGAAACGCCCTTCGCAAATCCGCCGCGCATTCAACAAACCTCGTACTGCGCAGCCCTGCTCCGATTAATTGCCAGTGCCGGTAAAAGCCCAATGCCAGTAACCGGTGAAATAAGCGCAAGACAACGCAATCACTGGCACTGCCACACAAATCGCATAAAACAGCCAGTCGACGGCGTTCAAACGTGATTCCCGGGCCTGACTACGTGGAGCATCCGATCCGAAAGCACGCGCCTCCATGGCGGTGGCAAGCTTCGTGCCGCGTCGAATCGACACAACCAATAGGCTGAACGCTTGGGAAAATACGCGCTTGATGGCGCTACCGTCGCCTAGTCCACGAGAGCGGCGGGATTGCCCAAGCGCACGCCAATCATCCTGCAGCAACGTGAACATGCGCATGCCAGCCAAACCGCCATATACGAATCGTGACGGCAAATGCAGAATCTGCACCAAACCATCGGCCAGATCGGTCGGGTCAAGGCCAAGCGCGAGGATCACGCCGGGAACGGCAATGGCCGCCACACGTAGGAACGTGGCCACCGCCAAATACAACGATCCCTGCGAGACCACAATGACATTACCAAGATTGACCAGCACGGCACCGGAGGTTTTGCCATACAATGACACGGAAATGAAGCTTCCCGAAGCTGCGACCCATACCGGCCAGGTTTTACGAAGCACCGTCCATGGAGCGACGCCTCCAATCCAGAGCAGCAGCATCTCCAACGCAAACGCCACCGATGCGGAAACCACATCCAACGTCACGAACATGGGAATGCACAATATCAGCGCACCGATGAAACGACTGACCGGATTAATCTTCGCTACAAACCATGACGGCGACGCCGGCTTGGCGTCATCATGACGTTCCCTATGCGGCACCACGCTGATAGTTTTCAACTGTTCCATCTCACTCCCCCTCGCTTACGAGAATGCGACGCGCACCCAGCGCTTCGATCAACGGCTCGTCATGAGTGACCATGATGACGGAACAGCCCGCGTCGCGCGCGCCCGCTATCAGCCTGACCATTTCCGTCCATGTGGTGAAATCCTGACCGAATGTCGGCTCGTCCATCACCAACACCTTCGGCGCCGCGGCAAGCATGGACGCCACGGAAAGGCGACGCTTCTCGCCGCCGGATAACGTGAATGGATTGGCTGGGGCGAACCGCTTGAGATTCAGCCGTTCTAGCATCATATCGGCGATGGCGTAGGCCTCGTCATCGGTTTTCCCCATGGATTTAGGACCGACTGCCACTTCGTCGCGCACGCTGGACGTGACGAACTGGTGTTCCGGCTCTTGGAACACCATGCCGATTCGCCCAAGAAGATCCCTGCTTTTCCATGTGAAGACGTTGTTCTCCCTATGTGCGGGAACCATGCTTTCATCCATACTTACCCGACCGGAAATCGGCTTGAGCAAGCCAGCCAAAGTCAAAGCGAGCGTGGATTTTCCCACGCCGTTTTTGCCGGTCAGGGCGGTAATCTCGCCGGCATGGAACGCGAGGTTCACACGCTCGCCAAGAGCGAATTCACGTCCGAAGCTGAGATCCTCGGTTCGCAGAACAACATTTCCCGACGATTGATTGGATTCGGGAATATGGCTTTCGACGGTGCGCCCCGGAACCCAGGCACCACCTTTTGTCAATACCGGCGCCATGCTGCCAAACACTTCTTCCGGAGTGCCGTCGGCGATGACTCCGCTGACATGCGAATCGGATTCCGGCTTACCAAGCACAATGACACGATCCACCAAATCAAGCCATACGTCGATATGATGCTCCACCACCACCAAGGTTTCATGGGTTCGGTCAAGCACACCACGTACCGCATCATGCACTTCCTTGACGCCTTCCGGATCAAGGTTGGCGGTCGGCTCGTCAAGCAACAGCAGCCCGGGATGCATGGCGAGTACACCAGCCAAAGCCAGACGTTGACGCTGCCCGCCAGAAAGCCTGCGTGTGGAACGATCGAGTTTCATATAGCCAAGTCCAACAATGTCGAGTGATGAACGGACCCTGCTCCAAATCTCATTTTTTGGCAGATTCAGATTTTCACAACCAAAAGCAGTATCATCTCCCACACGTTCCAGAATCGTCTGCGCATCGGGATCCTGCAATACCAATCCTGAGCGCCCACGCGAATGACGGGCATCCGTTCCGTCAATCAGCAGCTCACCCTCGAGTTCGCCTTCATCATCACCGCCGAGCACGCCGGCAAGACCGGCCATCAACGTCGATTTTCCGGCACCGGAAGCGCCCAACAGCAACACGCGCTCCCCCGGCTGTATGGTGAAATCCACATGCCTTAACGCAAAATCCTTACGTGAGGCATGCCGCCATCCCCAATCGCGCGCGACCACCCCGGCTGCGGAAAACGGTTTTCCTGCATCAGTACCCATGAATCGTTCTTTCATTCCTTTTGCATTTGACATTCGCAAGGCGAACACGCATCAAAGAAGTCCCGTATCCACTCACCGTGAATGCGATACGGGACTTCACAAACGAATCGTCAGACCAGTTCCTGCGTGCGGCCGGATTCGAAACGGTCAAGCACGCCGGTTTTGGCGATGGCCACCTGTAGGAAATACATCACCATCCCGGCGAGCACTGCACCGGAAATGATGGAGGTGCCTAGGTAGATACTGGCACGCACCGTGCTCCAGGCCGGGTTGGTGATCCAGTAGTACAGACCGCAGCCTATACCTGCGAAGGCGCCGGCAATGGTGGTGGACAGCAGGTCCCACTTCCTGTAGGCAAAGACTGCGAAGCCGATTTCCGCGCCAAAGCCCTGCATGATGCCGACGATCAGTGAGCCGCCGACACCCCACTGGTTGCCCATGGTGAGCTCAAGCGCGGCGGCAAGGGTTTCCGCGAACAACGCGGCACCAGGTTTGCGCACGATAATGGCCGCCAAAGGACCTGCGAACAGCCAAAAGGCGTTAAGCAATCCTTCAAAACCAGGGGTCACCGCTCCGAAGAGAGCCAGTGGTGCGGTACAGACAATGTCCCAGCCCCAGAAGATCACACCGGACGCAACGGCAATGATGGCAGCCACGACAATATCGACTACACGCCACTTGTTGTTGTGCTTGCGCACTACGGAAGACTGCTTTTCTTCAATCATAGGATATGTGCCTTTCTCTCTTTGACAAGGCACGGGAATGGAGAGACGTCCGTGCGCCGGCATTACCCGGTATACGTTCATACGGTCGAAGCGTTTGCTTCCTCTCAGCCATACGGCCCCCGTGTCTGCGCTTGATACTACACAAGGCACAAGATTTTCACAAGGGCCGTTTCATTTTCGCTTCGTTTCCGGTATGGAATACGCTCGGTTTTTTGCAATGGCCTGTCTTCGCGGGTTTCCCTCCCATACTGAATGCAGTACGGGAACACGGTTCCATAGAGTTTTACAGGGGCCTGCGCATCAACGATTCAGCTAGGTTCCTGAATGTCTCGCCAATATCGTCGGCACGTAATGAGCCATCCTCATTCAGCACGGCCGGACGTCCGGCCTCACCAGTCTCCCTCAATTCCGGTTCCAACGGAAGCTGAGCTAGCAAAGGAACGTCATAACCGAGGCTTTCGGTCAGCTGTTCCGACACGCGCGCGCCGCCGCCTTCGCCGAAAATCCGCAGACGTTCACCCTTGTGCTCGTAATAGCTCATGTTTTCCACAACACCACGCACTTTCATCGGCACCTGCAGCGTCACCAGGCCGGAGCGGACCGCGATGTCGGATGCGGATGGCTGCGGCGTGGTGACCACCACCAGTTCCGCGTTCGGCAAGGCCTGGGCCACGGAAATCGCCATATCGCCGGTGCCTGGAGCCAAGTCAAGCAGAAGCACGTCGGGCTCACCCCACCACACGTCTGAAAGGAACTGTTCGAGCGAACGCTGCAGTCTCGGCCCTCTCCAAAGGATCGCGCGATCGGCGCCCGCAAACATGCCGATGGAAATCAATTTCGTTCCCCAAGCGGTGACGGGCATGAGCATGCCATTCAGATTGGTGGGTTGCGCGTGCACGCCGAACAGTCGCGGCAGCGAGAATCCATAGATGTCGGCATCAATGGCAGCCGTATCATAACCGAGCGCCGCGAAAGTGGCGGCAAGATTCGCGGTGACGGACGATTTGCCGACACCGCCCTTGCCGGATGCTATGGCGAAAATACGGGTTTTGATGCCCGGCTTGTTGAAGGGATTCTGCTTGCGCTCGGCTTTGAGACCGGCAACGAGTTGGGTGAGCTTGTCTTGGCTCATAGATCCGACTTCGATGCGCGGCAGCAGCGTTGCATCCGGGTAGGATGCCACCGCTCCGTTGATCTGGTTGGTGATGGTCTGCGATAATGGGCAGCCTTCTACCGTCAGTTCGACCTCCACACGAACCTCATAGGTGTTCGCCTTACCTTCCACCGGTATCGCATCGATGGCTGCGATCATGCCCAGATCAGTCACAGATCGACCCAGTTCCGGGTCGATTACTTTGCTGAGTCGCTCATAGATGCGCGCTTCGATGGTGCGCTCGTCGGTCATGGTTCCTCCTTTAGCCGCGTACCAGACTAGCGTCTGGAGACGCGGCATGCCAGAGCTTTCTTGCGATTACGTTGCCAGTTTGACGTGCCGGTATCACACCGTTCCATTTTCCAGCAGTATTTTGAACTGGTCCTCGTTTAGCATGGGAACGCCTAATTCCTCTGCTTTGGCGGCTTTGGCACCGGCGTTTTCGCCAATGACCACCCAATCGGTTTTCTTGCTGACGGATCCTGAGGCTCTTCCACCGCGGGAGATAATCGCTTCTTTGGCGGAGTCACGCGAGAAGTCAATCAACGAACCGGTGACAACCACTGTTTTACCTTCAAGCGTCTGCGGTAGTGTACTGATTTCAACCTGCTCCGCACCGACTCCAGCAGCCTTCCATGCTTCCAACACCGTGCCGCGCCAATCGCCTGGTTCCTTGGCCGACGCGAACCACGTGACCACCGATTCCGCGATCTCCGGACCGATGCCGTCTATCTGTGACAGTTCGTCCACACTGGCGCGTTCGATGGCGTCAAGCGATCCGAACGTATTGGCGATAACACGTGCCGTAGGAGGACCAAGTCGCCTGATGGACAGGGCCACAAGCACACGCCATAAGTCGGCGTGACGTGCCTTGTCAATTTCGTCAAGCATTTTCCTTGTGTTTTCCGCGGGGCGTATATATACCGGCTGCACGCTGGATGCTCCGGAACGCGACACCTTGGTTTCCTCTCGGACCACCATAGCATCCTCAGGCACATCATATCCGGGATATTCCGCGGATCCATCGACTTCGTCCTTACGCTTTCTCGCCACTGTCGGAGTCGTCCAAAACGCCGGAACCTGATGCCACAGGCCTGATCCGCCGATACGTTTGCGCGTTTTTTTCGGTTTACCGTTCTTGCCGACGGTTTCATGAATTTCGATGATTGGCGCTTCTCGCCATACGCGAACATCCTGCAAATCGGAGGATGTCAGCGAGAACAGGCCGGCCTCGCTGGACAACACCGGCGTTTGCCGGGCCGGCAGCTCCAGCCCTTCCACCGGCTCGTACGGTTCTGGCTCCTGCCCCGGTGCCACCACGATTTCCGTGATGTCCGGCGCGTAGGTCGCCACCGAATCAGGGCGATCCTCTTCTGGATTCGTCAACGCGATGGCCGATTGGTCACCCAGATGTTCGATATCGAACGCCTTTCTGGACGCCAGGTTGATGATGCGTTCGGTTAACTGCGCCGGGCAGGACTCCACGTTCGGGCAGCGGATGTCCTTGTCCCCCTCTTTGGCTGGAGCGAGTTGTGCCCCACAGCTCGGGCACTGCGAAGGCATCACGAAACGGCGCAGCTGGTCTTCGTGCCCTTCCCTACGCTCCAACACTGGACCTACAAGTTCGGGAATCACATCGCCTGCCTTGCGTACCACAACGGTGTCGCCGATAAGCACGCCTTTACGTTCCACCTCGAACGGATTGTGCAAAGTGGTTCTCGACACCGTTGAACCCGCAACATATACGGGCTTCAGAATAGCCACCGGTGTCACGCGGCCGGTACGCCCCACTTGCACGGTGATGTCAAGCAACTCCGTGTTGACTTCCTCCGGCGGATACTTGTAGGCGATGGCCCAACGTGGCGCACGCGAGGTCGCGCCCAGCGACCGCTGCAACCCCAGATCGTCCACTTTCACGACGATGCCGTCGAGCGCATGCTCGATGTCACCGCGATGCTCGCCGTAATAATCGATCATGTCGAGAATCTGGCTGAATGTGGTGACCTCACGGTTATGTGGCGAAACGGGTATGCCCCACTTCTTATACAACCCATACGCTTCGGATTGGTTGTTGACCGCATCATGGTCGGCACCACGTTTGGCGCCCCACTGGAGCGTTCCAATGCCATGCGCATAGAAGCTCAGCCTTCTGGTGGCGGTGATGCGCGGATCCTTCTGCCGCAGGCTTCCGGCAGCCGCGTTACGTGGATTGGCGAAAGGCGCGCGCCCAGCATCCTCGTTTTCTTTGTTGAGCGTGTTGAAATCGTCCCATCGCATGAAGACCTCACCGCGGATCTCCACGAATTCGGGAATGTCTTCTTCCGGTCCCGCAAGATTCTGCGGAATGGTGGAGATGGTGCGCACATTGAGCGTGATATCCTCGCCGATCACGCCGTCACCTCTGGTCAGACCTTGCTCGAGCACGCCGTTACGGTAGATGAGGTTAAGCGCAAGACCGTCGATTTTCACTTCGCATGTCATCGGCAAAGGCTTCGTCTCAGGCCAATCAAGTCCCCGAATAACACCGTCGTACCATTCATGCAGTTCCTCAAGCGAAAAGACATCGTCAAGACTCATCATGCGAGACGGGTGGCGTACCGATGCGAAATCATTGGAGAAGGTGCCTCCGACACGATGCGTCGGCGATTGCGCGGAATCGAGGGATGGGAACTGGGCTTCCAACGCCTGCAGACAACGTATTCTCGCATCATAGGCGGCATCGGACGAGACCGGCGCGTCATCGATGTAGTATGCGATCTGGTCGGATTCCACCCACGCCGCCACACGCGCCCACAATCGAGCCGCGGCTTCAGCACTGATGGACGAGACATCAAGTCGGGTCAACCGCATGGCGTCGGCATCGGTTGGCTGCAATGCGGCGATCCAGCGTTCACTGCCCGGCGCATATGAGCTGACTCCCCCGTCGGGAACCACAGCGGTTGACGCGGAGCCCGTATCGCCGCCCATTTCAGAAGCGTCAAAATCCCATGCGAGTTGTTCGGAATCGTCATGCCTTGTCATTGTCATTGCCTTGTCACTGTCTTCAATGTTTTGCCGGTCAGAGCCGCCATGCACACATTATCGCACAAATGTTCGATTTACTGCATCGCCAACGTCTGTTTGGCGCACTGCGGAAAGCACGCCGTTCAGTTGTTCAACGACCTCAGGAACTGCATCTGCACCACGTCGGCACCGTCGCGCTCCTCGTCATCCATCCTTGAAGCGGCAACCGAAAGCGTACGTGCCGGCACGAACATGCCTTCATCCACACAGACCCGCGCGGCCTTGCGTACCAAGGATGCGACCTGGGTATTGGGCCATACCGGCAGTCCCGCTTGGGTAAGCACGTGCATGGCTTCCGGAACGTCGGTGGGCACCGGAATGCATTGCGATTGCGCGCGTCCGATCAATTCCTGCAGCTCGCTCTCCAGCATGGCGATTCGCCCGGGGGCAATCTCCTCGCTCATGATGTACGCGGCGGCCGCGATGTCGAAGTGGTCGCACATCCATTCCGCATAGGCGAGTCTGTAATAGGCGAACGACGCATCCTCACGGTCAAGTGCGACGTGCAACGCGTTGAGGCAAGCCGCTCTGGCCGGATCCCAATCCTCGGCGCGCGCCAGTTGAACCGCCAGCTTGAGATGGGAAAGCGGGTAGGCCGGCGCATATCGCACCATCGCATTGAGATGCGGCAACGCGGCCTTCACGCCTTTGACCTGTGCAAGCACGTCGGCGAGTTCCATATGCGCGTAGAACAGATTGTCCGGAATCAGCACGGTCCGTTCGCCTTCCGTGGCGAACATGCGATTGTAGATGACGCGTTCCGCATACGAGTTGAAATACCGCGGCACGCCCGGATTCGAAGCGAACAGTCGGTCCATTCGCTCCAACGCCGCTTCGGCCAGTTCCACGCTTTGGTCGACCTGTCCTGAGAACAGCAGGTCTCTCGCCTTGATGCGTTCCGCGTCAAGCTCGTCGGCCAAGCGGAAGGAGAAGTCCGGAGTGTCTTTGCCATCGATGAGCGCACTCGTCACCTGCGGAGCCAACGACGTCAATTCCGGGTCGGCAATGGTGTTGATGACGTCCATGGCCTGCTTTGCCTTGGCCACCGATTCCAGATGGGAGTCCTGCGCGATTCTGTGGAATTCGCCAACCGCGCGCTGCAGCAGGTCGACGCGCTGAATGGACAACCCCGACATGTCACGGCAGCCGAACAGCTGTGCCGTGTCATGGTCGAATATGGCGTCGGAAAGCTCAGGCTCCTCCTGACTTCCGGATGGGGAGAAACGACTATCGCGCAAATCGAACGTGGCGTCCACTGGCTTCAATGCGCCGAGGCCGTCCACATCCATTTCCGCATCGAACATACGGTATGTGCCTGTTGGATCAGACAATCCGCACTCGCCCAGACGCTCCATGAATTCGCTTCTGGTGAAGGTGACCGTCACCAGATTGCGTACGGTCGGATTCTTGCGAAGCTGGCTTAATGGATCATCACCATTCCCATCGAAATCGCCGAAGCCGATCAGTCCCGCGTCAAGAGCGCCATCATGCACGCCCTGTGCGGAACCGTCGTCCATGCTAGAGGAATCGTCCGCAATCTCGTCGGGAACCGCGAACGTCACTTCGTCGAAGTCGATATCCCGCATCAGATCCTCGAATTGGCTGTTCAACGCATCATCCGTATCCTCGGAGTTGACGCCATCAACGCCCATGTCGGCGGATCTCGGCGCCACCGGACGGGACG
This window of the Bifidobacterium pseudocatenulatum DSM 20438 = JCM 1200 = LMG 10505 genome carries:
- a CDS encoding Mrp/NBP35 family ATP-binding protein, coding for MTDERTIEARIYERLSKVIDPELGRSVTDLGMIAAIDAIPVEGKANTYEVRVEVELTVEGCPLSQTITNQINGAVASYPDATLLPRIEVGSMSQDKLTQLVAGLKAERKQNPFNKPGIKTRIFAIASGKGGVGKSSVTANLAATFAALGYDTAAIDADIYGFSLPRLFGVHAQPTNLNGMLMPVTAWGTKLISIGMFAGADRAILWRGPRLQRSLEQFLSDVWWGEPDVLLLDLAPGTGDMAISVAQALPNAELVVVTTPQPSASDIAVRSGLVTLQVPMKVRGVVENMSYYEHKGERLRIFGEGGGARVSEQLTESLGYDVPLLAQLPLEPELRETGEAGRPAVLNEDGSLRADDIGETFRNLAESLMRRPL
- a CDS encoding ECF transporter S component, whose protein sequence is MIEEKQSSVVRKHNNKWRVVDIVVAAIIAVASGVIFWGWDIVCTAPLALFGAVTPGFEGLLNAFWLFAGPLAAIIVRKPGAALFAETLAAALELTMGNQWGVGGSLIVGIMQGFGAEIGFAVFAYRKWDLLSTTIAGAFAGIGCGLYYWITNPAWSTVRASIYLGTSIISGAVLAGMVMYFLQVAIAKTGVLDRFESGRTQELV
- a CDS encoding ABC transporter ATP-binding protein — its product is MKERFMGTDAGKPFSAAGVVARDWGWRHASRKDFALRHVDFTIQPGERVLLLGASGAGKSTLMAGLAGVLGGDDEGELEGELLIDGTDARHSRGRSGLVLQDPDAQTILERVGDDTAFGCENLNLPKNEIWSRVRSSLDIVGLGYMKLDRSTRRLSGGQRQRLALAGVLAMHPGLLLLDEPTANLDPEGVKEVHDAVRGVLDRTHETLVVVEHHIDVWLDLVDRVIVLGKPESDSHVSGVIADGTPEEVFGSMAPVLTKGGAWVPGRTVESHIPESNQSSGNVVLRTEDLSFGREFALGERVNLAFHAGEITALTGKNGVGKSTLALTLAGLLKPISGRVSMDESMVPAHRENNVFTWKSRDLLGRIGMVFQEPEHQFVTSSVRDEVAVGPKSMGKTDDEAYAIADMMLERLNLKRFAPANPFTLSGGEKRRLSVASMLAAAPKVLVMDEPTFGQDFTTWTEMVRLIAGARDAGCSVIMVTHDEPLIEALGARRILVSEGE
- the ligA gene encoding NAD-dependent DNA ligase LigA; translation: MTRHDDSEQLAWDFDASEMGGDTGSASTAVVPDGGVSSYAPGSERWIAALQPTDADAMRLTRLDVSSISAEAAARLWARVAAWVESDQIAYYIDDAPVSSDAAYDARIRCLQALEAQFPSLDSAQSPTHRVGGTFSNDFASVRHPSRMMSLDDVFSLEELHEWYDGVIRGLDWPETKPLPMTCEVKIDGLALNLIYRNGVLEQGLTRGDGVIGEDITLNVRTISTIPQNLAGPEEDIPEFVEIRGEVFMRWDDFNTLNKENEDAGRAPFANPRNAAAGSLRQKDPRITATRRLSFYAHGIGTLQWGAKRGADHDAVNNQSEAYGLYKKWGIPVSPHNREVTTFSQILDMIDYYGEHRGDIEHALDGIVVKVDDLGLQRSLGATSRAPRWAIAYKYPPEEVNTELLDITVQVGRTGRVTPVAILKPVYVAGSTVSRTTLHNPFEVERKGVLIGDTVVVRKAGDVIPELVGPVLERREGHEDQLRRFVMPSQCPSCGAQLAPAKEGDKDIRCPNVESCPAQLTERIINLASRKAFDIEHLGDQSAIALTNPEEDRPDSVATYAPDITEIVVAPGQEPEPYEPVEGLELPARQTPVLSSEAGLFSLTSSDLQDVRVWREAPIIEIHETVGKNGKPKKTRKRIGGSGLWHQVPAFWTTPTVARKRKDEVDGSAEYPGYDVPEDAMVVREETKVSRSGASSVQPVYIRPAENTRKMLDEIDKARHADLWRVLVALSIRRLGPPTARVIANTFGSLDAIERASVDELSQIDGIGPEIAESVVTWFASAKEPGDWRGTVLEAWKAAGVGAEQVEISTLPQTLEGKTVVVTGSLIDFSRDSAKEAIISRGGRASGSVSKKTDWVVIGENAGAKAAKAEELGVPMLNEDQFKILLENGTV